The following coding sequences lie in one Spinacia oleracea cultivar Varoflay chromosome 1, BTI_SOV_V1, whole genome shotgun sequence genomic window:
- the LOC130465615 gene encoding uncharacterized protein: MAEALALHKGIQEAIKLNIKDIYIEGDNLLVINSLKGIWTPPWKLQNIIQDSRTLLQHFHSTHIKHIFREANRAADWIANVGHLIVEPLCIPPNSSPNLDNIVQSDSLGFTLVRRGT; encoded by the coding sequence ATGGCTGAAGCCCTAGCCCTTCATAAGGGCATCCAAGAGGCTATCAAACTGAATATTAAAGATATCTACATCGAAGGTGACAACCTACTTGTGATCAACTCGCTAAAAGGAATCTGGACCCCCCCGTGGAAGCTTCAAAACATTATTCAAGATAGCAGGACTCTTCTTCAGCATTTTCACTCTACCCATATCAAACATATCTTCCGTGAAGCAAATAGAGCAGCAGATTGGATAGCTAATGTAGGACATCTTATTGTTGAACCACTGTGTATTCCCCCGAACTCTAGCCCTAATTTAGATAATATTGTTCAAAGTGACAGCTTAGGTTTCACCCTTGTGCGAAGGGGAACCTAG
- the LOC110785457 gene encoding probable transcriptional regulator RABBIT EARS: MKRLKQKPCSSWEDYEEEAAFANDTIRGAQRGSLMWPQRSYSCSFCKREFRSAQALGGHMNVHRRDRALLKQVVTHHHDHDQNRHDYDNHDHNHDDQVISQPSKSMLPLNPSQVCVSKTSVAHLSLSRVSSNSVKRGFKKVISSTNDVVQAKMSMGLDLAMGKCQKEEDYYYQEECLKNNKRFKKNNCEYNVALIPFFEEIRCSNVKDNSDLQLPKISSLKASKSMEELDLELRLGGPLQKV; the protein is encoded by the coding sequence ATGAAGAGATTGAAGCAAAAACCATGTTCTTCATGGGAAGATTATGAAGAAGAGGCAGCCTTTGCTAACGACACGATCCGTGGGGCGCAAAGAGGATCATTAATGTGGCCTCAAAGATCATATTCATGTAGTTTCTGCAAAAGAGAGTTTAGATCAGCTCAAGCTCTTGGAGGACACATGAATGTTCATAGAAGAGATAGAGCTTTACTCAAACAAGTTGTCACCCATCATCATGATCATGATCAAAATCGACACGATTATGATAATCATGATCATAATCATGATGATCAAGTGATCAGTCAGCCTTCGAAATCAATGCTTCCTCTAAACCCGTCTCAGGTTTGTGTATCTAAGACTAGTGTAGCACATCTTTCTTTATCTAGGGTTTCTTCAAATTCTGTTAAACGTGGGTTTAAGAAAGTAATTAGTAGTACTAATGATGTCGTTCAAGCTAAAATGTCCATGGGGTTGGATTTAGCTATGGGGAAGTGCCAAAAAGAGGAGGATTATTATTATCAAGAAGAGTGTTTAAAGAATAATAAGAggtttaagaaaaataattgtgagtataaTGTTGCTTTGATTCCATTCTTTGAAGAGATTAGGTGTTCTAATGTTAAGGATAATAGCGATTTACAATTACCGAAGATTTCAAGTCTTAAAGCTAGTAAATCTATGGAGGAGTTGGACTTGGAGCTAAGACTGGGCGGTCCGCTTCAAAAGGTCTAA